One genomic region from Marinobacter szutsaonensis encodes:
- a CDS encoding FadR/GntR family transcriptional regulator has product MLERIRKGSLVETAIESLRQAIEKGDWALGDKLPVESELSESLGVSRNTVREAVRVLVHVGMLETRQGDGTYVRATRDAGETLRRIARTELADQLEVRIMLESEAAKLASLRRTEDDLKRMTDALDARARSANNLEERIRHDEQFHHAVVMASHNPALLELYDYFSHGVSQTIERTEMDADLPEPSQEDHELLLAAIRRGEAQKAGQLARELLQPSLDTLNPGAAIS; this is encoded by the coding sequence ATGCTGGAAAGAATCCGGAAAGGTTCCCTGGTGGAAACTGCTATCGAGAGCCTCAGGCAGGCCATCGAGAAGGGAGATTGGGCTCTTGGAGACAAGCTCCCGGTCGAGTCGGAGCTGTCCGAATCCCTCGGCGTAAGCCGTAACACCGTCCGGGAGGCGGTACGTGTTCTGGTACACGTGGGTATGCTGGAAACCCGTCAGGGCGACGGTACCTATGTGCGCGCCACCCGGGATGCCGGCGAAACGCTGCGGCGCATTGCCCGCACCGAGCTGGCCGACCAGCTGGAAGTCCGCATCATGCTCGAATCCGAGGCCGCCAAGCTGGCTTCACTTCGGCGTACGGAAGACGACCTCAAACGCATGACCGATGCCCTCGATGCCCGCGCGCGCTCCGCGAACAACCTTGAGGAGCGCATCAGGCACGATGAACAGTTTCACCATGCCGTGGTCATGGCCTCCCACAACCCTGCCCTGCTGGAGCTCTACGATTATTTTTCCCACGGGGTGAGCCAGACCATCGAGCGCACAGAGATGGATGCCGATCTTCCGGAACCGTCCCAGGAAGACCACGAACTGCTGCTGGCTGCCATTCGTCGCGGTGAAGCCCAGAAGGCCGGACAACTGGCCCGGGAACTGCTCCAACCCAGTCTTGACACCCTCAATCCGGGAGCTGCCATTTCATGA
- a CDS encoding NAD(P)/FAD-dependent oxidoreductase: protein MQRANTESPSILIIGTGFGGLGMAIQLKRAGYQNITLLEKADRVGGTWRDNTYPGAACDVQSHFYSYSFEPKHDWSRKFGLQSEILGYMEHCVEKYGLGEHIRFNSEVADAEFDQRLNRWNVTLTSGETLTSRILITATGQLNQPAWPNIEGLDQFQGRMFHSARWDHNYDLTGKKVAVIGTGASAIQFVPEVAKQANTLNLFQRSAAWVLPKPDRPFKPWEQWLFSKLPVWDRLYRYLIYWKNESRALAFTRFNGLLEIFARQARKEAQKRVTDPEKLRKIIPDYQIGCKRILISNDWYPAINQSNVNLVTDAIREVAPDGVLTADGAHYPADAIILATGFRASEFLSPINITGRNGRALNEAWKDGAVAFKGITVSGFPNMFMLYGPNTNLAHNSILYMLESQFHYVLDCLKALDKYPGAAMDVREDRQERFSQVVQTGLEGTVWDTGCTSWYLDENGKNTVNWPGFTFTYRFATRHVETADYQFLNPAN from the coding sequence ATGCAAAGAGCAAACACTGAGTCCCCGTCCATACTTATCATCGGTACCGGATTTGGCGGATTGGGGATGGCGATTCAGCTCAAGAGAGCGGGCTACCAAAACATAACCCTGCTGGAAAAAGCGGACCGCGTGGGCGGCACCTGGCGTGACAACACCTATCCCGGCGCCGCCTGTGACGTCCAGTCCCATTTCTATTCCTACTCCTTTGAACCCAAACACGACTGGTCCCGCAAATTCGGCCTGCAGAGTGAAATCCTGGGTTATATGGAGCACTGCGTTGAAAAATACGGGCTTGGCGAGCACATCCGCTTCAACTCGGAGGTTGCAGACGCGGAATTTGATCAGCGGCTGAACCGCTGGAACGTGACCCTGACCTCCGGGGAAACGCTCACCTCCCGCATTCTCATCACCGCGACGGGCCAACTGAACCAGCCGGCCTGGCCCAATATCGAAGGCCTGGACCAGTTCCAGGGCCGGATGTTCCATTCCGCCCGCTGGGATCATAACTACGATCTCACCGGCAAGAAGGTCGCCGTGATCGGCACCGGCGCCAGCGCCATCCAGTTTGTGCCGGAAGTCGCCAAACAGGCGAACACCCTCAACCTCTTCCAGCGCAGCGCCGCCTGGGTCCTGCCCAAACCGGATCGCCCGTTCAAGCCCTGGGAGCAATGGCTGTTCAGCAAACTGCCGGTCTGGGACCGGCTCTACCGATACCTGATCTACTGGAAGAACGAAAGCCGGGCACTGGCCTTCACCCGTTTCAATGGTCTGCTGGAGATCTTTGCCCGACAGGCGCGGAAGGAGGCGCAAAAACGGGTAACTGACCCGGAAAAACTCCGGAAGATCATCCCGGATTATCAGATTGGCTGTAAGCGTATCCTGATTTCCAACGATTGGTACCCGGCCATCAATCAGTCCAACGTGAATCTGGTCACCGACGCTATCCGAGAGGTCGCTCCGGACGGTGTGCTCACCGCCGACGGCGCTCACTACCCGGCCGATGCCATCATACTCGCGACCGGTTTCCGGGCATCCGAGTTCCTGTCACCAATCAACATTACCGGGCGCAACGGCAGGGCCCTGAATGAAGCCTGGAAGGACGGCGCGGTGGCCTTCAAGGGCATCACCGTCAGCGGTTTTCCCAACATGTTCATGCTCTACGGGCCCAATACCAACCTGGCCCACAACTCCATTCTTTACATGCTCGAATCCCAGTTCCACTACGTTCTCGATTGCCTGAAGGCCCTGGACAAGTACCCGGGAGCGGCCATGGATGTGCGCGAGGATCGCCAGGAGCGTTTCTCCCAGGTGGTTCAGACCGGGCTGGAGGGAACCGTCTGGGATACCGGCTGTACCTCCTGGTACCTGGATGAGAATGGCAAGAACACCGTGAACTGGCCGGGGTTCACCTTTACCTACCGGTTTGCCACCCGGCACGTGGAGACCGCCGACTACCAGTTCCTGAACCCCGCCAACTGA
- a CDS encoding LysR family transcriptional regulator, with amino-acid sequence MRLNYHHLYYFWTVARVGHLTKAAESLHISQSALSGQIRKLEESLGHDLFIREGRRLRLSEAGRVAFNYAEDIFRQGEELAALFRSGSQTNREILKVGAVATLSRNFQEGFLRPLLGRKDLELKLQSGSLDDLLRRLSAHRLDLILSNQPVQGDEQNPWRSRRLARQPVSVIGPPSDNSMPDLPKFLHGRNLIVPGPDNHIRQAFDQICEYHGIYPNIIAEVDDMAMMRLLTRDTRNFAVLPPVVVRDELRAGVLRDYGALPGVYEEFYAISIRRQFQQSLVSELLTQPADELLTSLPG; translated from the coding sequence ATGCGACTGAACTACCACCACCTCTACTATTTCTGGACCGTGGCCCGTGTCGGTCATCTGACCAAAGCCGCGGAATCGCTGCATATTTCCCAATCGGCCCTTTCCGGGCAGATCCGGAAGCTCGAAGAGAGCCTCGGCCATGACCTTTTTATCCGTGAGGGGCGCCGGCTGCGACTGTCAGAGGCAGGACGGGTTGCCTTCAACTATGCAGAAGACATTTTTCGTCAGGGAGAAGAACTGGCTGCGCTGTTTCGTTCCGGCAGCCAGACCAACCGGGAGATTCTCAAGGTGGGCGCAGTTGCCACGCTGTCCCGGAACTTTCAGGAGGGATTTCTGAGGCCGCTGCTAGGGCGGAAGGATCTGGAACTGAAGCTCCAGAGCGGCAGTCTCGATGATCTGCTCAGGCGCCTGTCTGCCCACCGGCTGGACCTGATTCTCTCCAATCAGCCGGTCCAGGGCGATGAGCAGAATCCCTGGCGCTCAAGGCGCCTTGCCCGGCAACCCGTGAGTGTCATCGGCCCGCCGAGTGATAACAGCATGCCTGACCTGCCCAAATTCCTGCACGGCAGGAACCTGATCGTGCCAGGACCGGACAACCATATCCGTCAGGCCTTCGACCAGATCTGCGAATACCACGGCATCTACCCGAACATCATCGCGGAAGTGGATGACATGGCCATGATGCGACTGCTTACCCGTGATACCCGCAACTTTGCGGTGCTACCGCCGGTTGTGGTCCGGGACGAGCTGCGAGCCGGAGTATTGCGGGATTACGGGGCCCTGCCCGGCGTTTACGAGGAGTTCTATGCGATCAGCATCCGCCGTCAGTTCCAGCAATCGCTGGTGTCGGAACTGCTGACTCAACCTGCAGATGAGCTGCTAACCTCCCTGCCCGGTTGA
- a CDS encoding NADH-quinone oxidoreductase subunit L, whose protein sequence is MNESLSFLSIPVLIGWLLLPISFFAVAVFSNWTTNPLKIRHCWRVSEGLLLATLGITGIVGVMLLLDAWLIDTGLPEMGARLGLYPDALAVWMGVMVAFIGWVILRYARDYLAGDPARETFLPWFLTTLACVLLLVFTDHMLVLAGAWIGVSLALHQLLTLYGDRPEARLAAAQKFIASRLGDVCVIASVLLLWGHYGTFRLPEMIEGGAVVGQSSATLTLASVLLAVAAILKCAQIPFHGWLLRVMEAPTPVSALLHAGVINLGGFLWLRLFPVFEGFTAGHALLLVVGGGTALIAVLTMMTQTSVKHALAWSTISQMGFMLFEIALGAYVLALLHLLAHSLYKAHSFLASGRTVKVSAISFHSGSATGGNIMLAGAGAALATLILWLWPDLVEGKSVLAGLLVLAVTSVIMGIPNGASAKTRALVMTMALMLVPLYGALHAVLGGAFGAHEAMVPPLEASIVAWGILIALALLSVLILVASRARAVRVLQARFSQGLRLEQPFEQITRKLASDAMNVPHKTRDHLSGYPATAGERS, encoded by the coding sequence ATGAACGAGAGCCTGAGTTTTCTATCCATTCCGGTACTGATCGGTTGGCTATTGCTGCCAATCAGCTTTTTTGCCGTAGCTGTTTTCAGTAACTGGACAACAAACCCCCTGAAAATCCGCCATTGCTGGCGAGTTTCCGAGGGCCTGCTGCTGGCAACTCTCGGAATCACAGGCATCGTGGGTGTGATGTTGCTGCTGGATGCCTGGCTGATTGACACCGGACTGCCGGAGATGGGTGCCCGCCTTGGCCTGTACCCGGATGCATTGGCGGTCTGGATGGGCGTGATGGTGGCGTTCATCGGATGGGTGATTCTCCGGTATGCCCGTGATTATCTGGCCGGCGATCCAGCGCGGGAGACATTCCTGCCCTGGTTTCTGACAACGCTGGCCTGTGTACTCCTGCTGGTGTTTACCGACCACATGCTGGTACTGGCAGGCGCCTGGATCGGTGTCAGCCTGGCGCTGCACCAACTACTGACCCTGTACGGGGACCGGCCGGAGGCGCGGCTCGCCGCAGCCCAGAAATTCATTGCCAGCAGGCTCGGGGATGTGTGCGTCATCGCCAGTGTCCTGCTGCTCTGGGGCCATTACGGAACTTTCCGACTGCCCGAGATGATCGAAGGAGGAGCGGTTGTAGGCCAGTCGTCCGCAACACTGACGCTTGCCTCGGTACTTCTGGCGGTGGCTGCCATCCTGAAATGCGCCCAGATTCCTTTCCACGGCTGGCTGCTGCGGGTAATGGAAGCTCCCACACCGGTTTCTGCCTTGTTGCATGCCGGTGTCATCAACCTGGGTGGCTTCCTGTGGCTGCGGCTGTTCCCGGTGTTTGAGGGATTCACCGCCGGTCATGCCCTGTTGCTGGTGGTGGGCGGGGGCACAGCCCTGATCGCGGTACTCACCATGATGACCCAGACCTCCGTAAAGCATGCCCTGGCCTGGTCCACCATTTCCCAGATGGGCTTCATGCTGTTCGAAATCGCGCTCGGGGCCTATGTGCTGGCGCTCCTGCACCTGCTTGCACACTCCCTCTACAAGGCACATTCCTTCCTGGCGTCGGGTCGGACGGTCAAGGTCTCCGCCATCTCGTTCCACTCCGGCTCAGCAACTGGGGGCAATATCATGCTGGCCGGTGCCGGTGCGGCACTTGCCACCCTGATCCTCTGGCTCTGGCCTGATCTGGTTGAGGGCAAATCGGTGCTTGCCGGCCTGCTGGTCCTTGCGGTTACCAGCGTGATCATGGGCATTCCAAACGGTGCCAGCGCCAAAACACGGGCGCTGGTCATGACCATGGCCCTCATGCTGGTGCCGCTTTACGGTGCACTGCATGCCGTCCTTGGGGGTGCATTCGGAGCGCACGAAGCGATGGTGCCGCCCCTCGAGGCTTCCATTGTTGCCTGGGGAATCCTGATTGCACTGGCACTGCTCTCTGTGCTGATCCTGGTTGCCAGCCGGGCCAGGGCGGTCCGTGTTCTCCAGGCTCGATTCAGCCAGGGGCTGCGTCTGGAACAGCCTTTTGAGCAGATCACCCGCAAGCTTGCCAGTGATGCGATGAACGTTCCGCACAAAACTCGCGACCACCTGTCCGGTTATCCCGCTACTGCAGGAGAAAGATCATGA
- a CDS encoding DUF2309 domain-containing protein — translation MTAKLAVALAAPEKEVTALLSGICQTIAPIWPLDRWIAVNPWWGLRDMPIIGAARKLQRNAGIGMLMPAEFYLSALESGRIRKEDLLEAISERGLEVSGDAVIGALKRSPGDTRQVFSALEHFPVPDSRPSPAAEVGEQIGRVCARFFDQRQSRWRSEDDSGSLFAVWLDQTRIDPWPGKGTELGVTRQALAGLPTDWRQAAERIIEDLPYTEGELEALGHSLLCGLPGWASWCRGVDWRAGLEGRASDVCAELLTILLAWEWLAIDRLPVKRKAAWQRSRGAWTDTASDSSALDLLEMSPWLFQRAFELAWTRSLEDRLIKAASHQEKDKVTPPAIQAAFCIDVRSEVFRRHLEAGRPGIQTIGFAGFFGVPVTHQQPGPREDEPRLPGLLAPSYRFNESTGNLTDDMDLNRRLDQREMTRESVRKGKYSSLSTFTLVETTGLAWAWKLIRDSLNRNSASAAGEEGLREGRLCHMHGGDPVRDEERVAIAENLLRGMSVTSNFGSLLLLVGHGTHTDNNPNEAGLACGACGGKNGGINARIAAELLNDRIVREGLAERGIRIPDYCWALAAEHCTVTDRVRIIGRDRVPDSHLIRLEELERALAEAGHETRRERATSLGLNGTTDEQLEQELSRRTRNWAEIRPEWGLANNAAIIFAKRQRSHGANLGGRCFLHDYDPALDEEGKILEALMTAPMVVANWINLQYFASVTAPTVYGAGNKLLHSVVGGNLGVIEGNGTDLRIGLPIQSVHDGRLWRHEPMRLTVVIDAPEARIRAVLEKHADVAALVNNHWLWLYQLGSGGELIPWKG, via the coding sequence ATGACCGCTAAACTCGCCGTTGCCCTGGCGGCCCCCGAAAAAGAGGTAACCGCCTTGCTGTCGGGAATCTGCCAGACGATTGCACCGATCTGGCCGCTGGATCGCTGGATCGCCGTGAATCCCTGGTGGGGTTTGCGGGACATGCCGATCATCGGTGCAGCGCGGAAGCTTCAGCGCAATGCCGGCATAGGAATGCTGATGCCCGCCGAGTTCTACCTGAGCGCCCTGGAGAGCGGTCGGATCCGGAAGGAGGACCTTCTGGAGGCAATTTCGGAGCGGGGGCTGGAGGTGTCTGGCGATGCCGTCATTGGTGCCCTGAAACGCAGTCCCGGTGACACGCGGCAGGTGTTTTCCGCGCTGGAACATTTTCCGGTGCCGGATTCCCGGCCGTCCCCGGCGGCGGAGGTCGGGGAGCAGATTGGCCGTGTCTGCGCACGATTTTTTGACCAGAGGCAGTCCCGGTGGCGCTCTGAGGATGACTCCGGAAGTCTGTTCGCAGTCTGGCTGGATCAGACCCGCATCGATCCCTGGCCCGGCAAGGGAACGGAGCTTGGAGTTACTCGCCAAGCACTCGCGGGACTCCCAACAGATTGGCGTCAGGCGGCCGAACGGATCATCGAAGATCTGCCCTATACCGAGGGTGAACTTGAGGCCCTGGGTCACAGCCTGCTATGTGGTCTGCCGGGATGGGCTTCCTGGTGCCGGGGTGTTGACTGGCGCGCGGGACTGGAGGGCCGGGCCTCGGACGTCTGCGCCGAACTCCTGACGATTCTTCTGGCCTGGGAGTGGCTTGCGATCGATCGCCTGCCGGTGAAGCGCAAGGCAGCATGGCAGCGCAGCCGGGGAGCCTGGACGGACACGGCAAGCGATTCATCAGCACTTGATCTTCTGGAAATGAGCCCCTGGCTGTTCCAGCGGGCATTCGAACTGGCGTGGACCCGGAGCCTGGAGGACCGGCTGATCAAAGCCGCATCTCACCAAGAGAAGGACAAGGTAACGCCACCGGCCATTCAGGCGGCGTTCTGTATTGACGTTCGTTCCGAGGTGTTCCGGCGCCATCTGGAAGCAGGAAGGCCGGGAATCCAGACCATCGGCTTTGCCGGATTCTTCGGCGTTCCTGTAACCCATCAACAGCCCGGGCCCAGGGAAGATGAACCGCGGCTTCCGGGTCTGCTGGCACCCAGTTACCGGTTCAATGAATCCACCGGCAACCTGACGGACGATATGGACCTGAACCGTCGCCTGGACCAACGGGAGATGACCAGGGAGTCCGTTCGGAAGGGCAAGTATTCCAGTCTTTCCACCTTTACCCTGGTGGAAACCACCGGGCTTGCCTGGGCATGGAAACTGATCCGTGACAGCCTGAACCGGAATTCCGCTTCGGCTGCTGGAGAAGAAGGCCTCAGGGAAGGGCGCCTGTGCCATATGCACGGAGGTGATCCGGTCCGGGATGAGGAAAGGGTCGCGATTGCCGAGAACCTGTTGCGGGGCATGTCCGTCACCAGCAACTTTGGCAGTCTCCTGTTGCTGGTTGGCCACGGAACCCATACCGACAACAACCCCAACGAGGCCGGCCTGGCCTGTGGTGCCTGCGGCGGCAAGAATGGAGGTATCAACGCGAGGATCGCCGCCGAGCTGCTCAACGACCGGATTGTGCGCGAGGGGCTGGCAGAGCGGGGCATCCGCATTCCGGATTACTGCTGGGCGTTGGCGGCAGAGCATTGCACGGTCACCGACAGGGTCAGGATCATCGGCCGTGACCGGGTGCCGGACTCACACCTGATCCGGCTTGAGGAGCTGGAGCGGGCCCTGGCGGAGGCGGGCCACGAGACCCGCCGTGAGCGTGCCACCAGCCTGGGCCTCAACGGGACCACGGATGAACAGCTCGAGCAGGAGCTGAGCAGACGAACCAGGAACTGGGCGGAAATCCGGCCGGAATGGGGCCTGGCCAACAACGCCGCGATTATCTTCGCCAAGCGCCAGCGTAGCCATGGTGCCAATCTTGGCGGTCGCTGCTTCCTCCACGACTACGACCCGGCTCTGGATGAGGAAGGCAAGATCCTGGAAGCACTGATGACCGCTCCGATGGTGGTGGCTAACTGGATCAACCTCCAGTACTTCGCCTCCGTCACCGCGCCCACGGTCTACGGTGCCGGCAACAAGCTGCTGCATTCCGTGGTGGGAGGCAATCTCGGAGTAATCGAAGGTAACGGCACAGATCTGCGGATCGGCTTGCCGATCCAGTCGGTCCACGACGGCCGCCTCTGGAGACACGAACCCATGCGCCTGACGGTAGTCATAGACGCGCCGGAAGCCCGCATCCGGGCGGTACTGGAAAAGCATGCGGATGTGGCGGCGCTGGTGAACAACCACTGGTTATGGTTGTACCAGTTAGGCAGTGGGGGAGAGTTGATTCCCTGGAAGGGATAA